In Chelmon rostratus isolate fCheRos1 chromosome 20, fCheRos1.pri, whole genome shotgun sequence, a single window of DNA contains:
- the nell3 gene encoding uncharacterized protein nell3 has product MVLVTPVLLLLLSWVSLQAVAEICRGTHCYGAQTGDPRPCTGAHCPGSRSSRPPRQFNPTTQGRAAQIVASQHHAHPSSPRAASEAYSAGQPLRGRHGDSSSAARIRALEVFPAGCTDVDCAAPAKQFQPTNDTRDCRGIECRLPLRIRPKSRAKSCVGEGCLAGSEESVSSAAASQLPPVHLSDRAAQFLGDFPELGYPSPELGGAPLGVQLTCDIKPGENEVPSEDALILHLQLAKGQEKLVEAMRAQQVVIRDLQQKLADQQEALLSQQREILDQQRRMYEQMDVVKAQYGLLSDTVKQVSFQGLQGELQNYFESHLAGLQSQARSHLQKSYAVHKMDMDTKVMDVVGEAHFPQPLLGCPSPCGQEEFCDFQRDPPQCEKCTMCPPGFFLISQCSPTADRMCQDRDECLELPSICGERVKCLNTPGGFRCLGVSEREAVMGLCGHDYFYNQELQECQACSDCDGAPVTAPCTAISDAVCGQPSESRLSQSWGANVVIPHARTAGTHIFPGLQLNIRGKEITDLLSNEAGQVTFLQHGLVWLDHNFAIKHSCRNFLQVGMRLNGSQEEEGRDLSGVRIEQPDGKYFQGVSVSSGVEVEPNHTFTLLLKSPNQHCNQSKDLHVYDVITPSFSLLWLSHDTGAVAMTAQMSLLAHYQTSYRPTFRMTSVSDPYMIILTHDNRGVRFTESGVVKFVLQQALYSMGHTCIREGFSLISYTNRNGTGQEAMQAFKTGVNYRDTSITLSGAVSVDSGDTLSFEITSPSQCNIRYFGDSTGISMLSLIWIPSAVSSALTATVSRTGLPFGAVRNKPLSFQQISPDTAQVHLARSGEPNSRKNFIFHEKGTANIALNLKLIHSCNIVKLTLQQVGGQGGLAGPVAQQVSGYMPEGSQWASIGLRASFQVQNGTAVYVTLDCIRGRVNQITHEGGTNISILWVAV; this is encoded by the exons ATGGTTTTAGTAACACCggtgctgttgctgctgctgtcttggGTATCGCTGCAAGCTGTCGCAGAGATTTGCCGGGGGACGCACTGCTACGGCGCGCAGACCGGCGATCCACGACCGTGCACCGGAGCGCACTGTCCGGGGAGCAGATCCTCCAGACCGCCGCGGCAGTTTAACCCGACAACGCAGGGGAGAGCGGCGCAGATAGTTGCCAGCCAGCACCATGCGCACCCGAGCTCTCCAAGAGCAGCGTCGGAAGCCTATTCGGCCGGCCAGCCCCTTCGCGGGCGGCACGGGGACAGCAGCAGCGCCGCACGGATAAGAGCGCTTGAAGTTTTTCCTGCGGGGTGCACCGACGTGGACTGCGCCGCTCCTGCGAAACAATTTCAGCCCACTAATGACACCCGAGACTGCAGAGGGATCGAGTGCAGACTGCCACTGAGGATACGGCCAAAATCTCGAGCGAAGTCGTGTGTGGGAGAGGGATGTCTGGCCGGTTCAGAGGAGAGCGTCTCCTCTGCCGCCGCCAGCCAGCTTCCTCCAGTCCATCTGTCCGACAGAGCCGCACAGTTTCTGGGAGATTTTCCGGAGCTTGGATATCCGTCGCCGGAACTTGGCGGCGCGCCTTTGGGTGTCCAGCTCACATGTGACATCAAGCCAG GGGAGAATGAAGTCCCCTCAGAAGACGCCCTCATCCTTCACCTCCAGCTGGCCAAAGGGCAGGAGAAGCTGGTGGAGGCCATGAGAGCCCAGCAGGTGGTCATCCGCGACCTGCAGCAGAAGCTCGCGGACCAACAGGAGGCGCTACTGTCCCAGCAGAGGGAGATCCTGGATCAGCAGCGGCGCATGTATGAGCAGATGGACGTGGTAAAGGCGCAGTACGGCCTCCTCTCAGACACCGTCAAACAGGTTTCCTTCCAGGGCCTGCAGGGTGAGCTGCAGAACTACTTCGAGAGCCACCTGGCGGGTCTGCAGAGCCAGGCCCGCAGCCACCTGCAGAAGTCCTACGCCGTCCACAAAATGGACATGGACACGAAGGTGATGGATGTGGTCGGAGAGGCTCATTTTCCTCAACCTCTGCTGGGATGCCCTTCGCCCTGCGGGCAGGAGGAGTTCTGTGATTTTCAGAGGGATCCACCTCAGTGTGAGAAGTGCACCATGTGTCCACCGGGCTTCTTTCTGATCTCACAGTGTTCTCCTACTGCAGACAGGATGTGCCAG GACAGAGATGAATGCCTTGAATTACCAAGCATTTGTGGAGAGCGAGTGAAGTGCCTTAATACTCCAG GTGGGTTCAGGTGTCTTGGCGTCTCTGAGAGAGAAGCAGTGATGGGCTTGTGTGGCCATGACTACTTCTACaaccaggagctgcaggagtgCCAGGCCTGCTCGGACTGCGATGGAGCGCCGGTCACCGCTCCCTGCACGGCTATCAGTGACGCTGTCTGCGGGCAGCCTTCAGAGAGCCGACTCTCCCAGTCTTGGGGGGCCAACGTGGTAATTCCCCATGCACGCACCGCTGGCACACACATCTTCCCCGGGCTGCAACTAAACATCCGAGGCAAAGAAATCACTGATCTGCTGTCCAACGAGGCAGGGCAGGTGACGTTCCTGCAGCACGGCCTGGTGTGGTTGGATCACAACTTTGCGATAAAGCACAGCTGCAGGAACTTCCTTCAGGTGGGAATGAGGCTCAATGggagccaggaggaggagggtcggGACCTCAGTGGTGTTCGCATTGAACAGCCGGATGGGAAGTACTTCCAGGGTGTCAGCGTCAGCAGTGGAGTTGAGGTGGAGCCTAACCACACCTTCACCCTGCTGCTGAAGAGTCCGAATCAACACTGCAACCAGAGCAAGGATCTTCACGTCTACGATGTCATCACTCCCTCTTTCAGCCTGCTCTGGTTGTCGCACGATACCGGGGCCGTAGCCATGACGGCTCAGATGTCCCTGTTGGCGCACTACCAGACCAGCTACCGCCCAACTTTCCGCATGACTTCAGTCTCTGACCCGTATATGATCATTCTAACCCACGACAACCGCGGCGTGCGCTTCACAGAAAGCGGTGTTGTGAagtttgtcctgcagcaggCGCTTTACTCCATGGGCCACACCTGCATTCGAGAGGGTTTCTCCCTTATTTCCTACACTAACCGCAACGGGACTGGCCAGGAGGCGATGCAGGCCTTCAAGACGGGCGTCAACTACAGGGACACCTCCATCACCCTCTCTGGCGCTGTGAGCGTGGACAGCGGGGACACGCTTAGCTTTGAGATCACATCCCCGTCCCAGTGCAACATCCGCTACTTTGGGGACAGCACTGGGATCAGTATGTTGAGCCTTATCTGGATTCCCTCAGCAGTGTCATCAGCCCTGACAGCTACCGTGTCCAGGACTGGTCTGCCCTTTGGAGCAGTCAGGAATAAACCGCTGTCGTTCCAGCAGATCAGCCCGGACACAGCGCAGGTTCATTTGGCCCGTTCAGGGGAGCCAAACAGCCGGAAGAACTTTATATTCCACGAGAAAGGGACGGCGAACATAGCCCTTAACCTAAAGCTGATACACTCTTGCAATATTGTGAAACTCACTTTGCAGCAGGTGGGGGGTCAGGGCGGGCTGGCAGGTCCTGTGGCTCAGCAGGTGTCTGGGTATATGCCTGAAGGCAGCCAGTGGGCCAGTATTGGGCTGAGGGCCTCATTCCAGGTCCAGAACGGTACAGCTGTGTATGTTACTCTGGACTGTATCCGCGGACGAGTTAATCAGATAACACACGAGGGAGGCACTAACATTTCAATCCTCTGGGTTGCCGTGTGA